A genomic segment from Candidatus Bathyarchaeota archaeon encodes:
- a CDS encoding D-aminoacylase, translating into MELLIKGGRIFDGSGNPWFKADLVVENGRIAAIGRIKNAAEEVIDAEGLVVAPGFIDTHSHSDLMLIAEPEARVKVMQGITTEIVGQDGLGEAPIRGDLLDDWRRYLSGLNGDPEIEWDWRSFSDYLNRLERARPATNVASLVGHGNLRLLTMGMEERRPTEEEMEEMRRLLAEALEEGALGLSTGLIYPPCSYSDPEELSSLCQVVREYGGIFVAHMRNEGDRIIEALEEIFTIGRGARTPIHISHLKTSGERNWGRMVEILEMIESARGEGIDITFDQYPYIAGSTFLSSLLPGWAHEGGPSKMLERIRDTASRRKILEEMERPRGERWDGIIISSVKTEENRRLIGKRIDEAASEMGLSPQELVLKLIEEEENAVSMILFSMSETDVETAMRSRLGMVCTDGLVLGRPHPRAYGSFPRVLGRYVRDKGVLGLEEAVRKMTSLPAQRFGLMDRGLLRPGLAADITIFDPRYIRDKATFEDPRRFPDGIEYVIVNGEITVEEGSYRGTRAGKVLRRGKLDL; encoded by the coding sequence ATGGAACTCCTGATAAAGGGTGGAAGGATCTTCGACGGGTCTGGAAACCCCTGGTTCAAGGCTGATCTCGTGGTGGAGAATGGAAGGATCGCCGCGATCGGAAGGATCAAAAACGCAGCGGAGGAGGTGATAGACGCCGAGGGGCTTGTAGTGGCACCGGGATTCATAGACACGCACAGCCACTCGGACCTGATGCTGATCGCGGAGCCCGAGGCTAGGGTGAAGGTTATGCAGGGGATAACAACGGAGATAGTCGGCCAGGACGGCCTAGGGGAGGCGCCGATAAGGGGCGATCTACTGGATGATTGGAGAAGATACCTCTCAGGCCTTAACGGAGACCCTGAGATAGAGTGGGATTGGAGAAGCTTCTCAGATTATCTTAACAGGCTTGAGCGGGCCAGGCCGGCGACGAATGTGGCCTCCCTAGTAGGGCATGGAAACCTCCGCCTACTCACGATGGGGATGGAGGAAAGAAGGCCGACAGAAGAGGAGATGGAAGAGATGCGGAGGCTCCTAGCTGAAGCCCTAGAGGAAGGGGCCCTAGGCTTAAGCACGGGGCTCATATATCCTCCATGCTCCTACTCCGACCCAGAGGAGCTCTCCTCCCTCTGCCAGGTCGTCCGCGAATACGGCGGGATCTTCGTAGCCCACATGAGGAATGAGGGAGATAGGATCATAGAGGCCCTCGAAGAGATATTCACTATTGGAAGGGGGGCGAGAACGCCAATCCATATAAGCCACCTGAAGACGAGTGGCGAGAGAAACTGGGGGAGGATGGTAGAGATCCTCGAGATGATCGAGTCGGCGAGGGGTGAGGGGATAGACATAACGTTCGACCAGTACCCTTACATAGCCGGGAGCACCTTCCTAAGCAGCCTATTACCCGGCTGGGCTCACGAGGGGGGCCCCTCGAAGATGCTTGAGAGGATTAGAGATACGGCATCTAGGAGAAAGATTCTCGAGGAGATGGAGAGGCCTAGAGGCGAGAGGTGGGATGGGATCATCATATCCTCGGTAAAAACCGAGGAGAACAGGCGATTGATTGGAAAGAGGATAGATGAGGCCGCATCAGAGATGGGCCTAAGCCCTCAGGAATTGGTCCTTAAGCTCATAGAGGAGGAGGAGAACGCCGTCAGCATGATCCTATTCTCGATGTCCGAGACGGACGTTGAAACAGCTATGCGCAGCCGCCTCGGGATGGTATGCACAGACGGCCTCGTCCTTGGAAGGCCCCATCCTAGGGCCTACGGGAGCTTCCCGAGGGTTCTGGGACGCTATGTCAGGGATAAAGGTGTCCTAGGCCTAGAGGAGGCGGTGAGGAAGATGACCTCCCTTCCAGCCCAGCGATTTGGCCTTATGGATAGAGGCCTTCTGAGGCCGGGGCTAGCAGCAGACATAACCATCTTCGACCCAAGATACATCAGAGATAAGGCGACCTTCGAGGATCCCAGGAGATTTCCAGACGGGATCGAATATGTTATCGTTAACGGAGAAATAACAGTGGAGGAAGGGAGCTACAGGGGTACAAGAGCGGGCAAAGTGCTTAGAAGAGGAAAATTAGACCTTTAA
- a CDS encoding NAD(+)/NADH kinase, producing the protein MRIGVVSRIDNPEALSIAKEIMGYIDGKGMEAVIEKDTAIALDLSIKGIDLGEMNVDLLVVVGGDGTILRTVMLMGNQETPILGVKLGRRGFLSEVSASEAKTAVERVLREDYSIEECLKISSRCLETGEVFPDALNEVLVSKPLPSKAIELGLTIDGVRLTDLRGDGAMVATPTGSTAYSFSAGGSVIAPGVEAMILTPVCSDSLFRSIVTPSTSRIEIQHIKPDVNALLIVDGRVQTALRTGSTVEIRASTRRTKFIRFRSFYERLGVILPTSPRGKLR; encoded by the coding sequence TTGAGGATCGGAGTGGTCTCGAGGATCGATAATCCTGAGGCTCTATCAATCGCAAAGGAAATCATGGGCTATATCGATGGGAAGGGGATGGAGGCAGTAATAGAGAAGGATACGGCCATAGCACTTGATCTATCTATCAAGGGAATAGATCTTGGGGAGATGAATGTCGACCTTCTGGTAGTGGTTGGCGGGGATGGAACCATCCTCAGGACGGTGATGCTGATGGGAAATCAAGAAACCCCGATACTTGGAGTCAAACTTGGAAGGAGGGGCTTCCTCAGTGAGGTCTCCGCGTCCGAGGCTAAGACAGCCGTAGAGAGGGTTCTGAGGGAAGATTATTCTATAGAGGAGTGTCTTAAGATCTCCTCCAGATGCCTCGAGACGGGGGAGGTATTCCCAGATGCCCTGAACGAGGTTCTGGTCTCAAAGCCCCTACCCTCAAAGGCCATCGAGCTCGGGCTGACCATCGATGGAGTTAGGCTTACAGACCTGAGGGGGGATGGCGCCATGGTCGCAACTCCAACCGGATCGACAGCCTACTCCTTTTCTGCGGGGGGATCAGTGATAGCCCCAGGTGTGGAGGCCATGATACTGACACCAGTTTGTTCAGACAGTCTATTCAGGAGCATCGTAACACCATCAACGAGCAGGATAGAGATCCAGCATATCAAGCCGGATGTCAACGCCCTCCTTATCGTAGATGGGAGAGTCCAGACAGCTCTTAGAACAGGTTCAACTGTCGAGATAAGGGCCTCTACGAGAAGAACAAAGTTCATAAGGTTTAGATCTTTCTACGAAAGGCTAGGAGTTATCCTCCCCACCTCCCCACGTGGAAAGCTTAGATGA